One window of the Lacerta agilis isolate rLacAgi1 chromosome 17, rLacAgi1.pri, whole genome shotgun sequence genome contains the following:
- the LOC117061718 gene encoding EKC/KEOPS complex subunit LAGE3-like codes for MEGGAAARGSAASGPGLAFELRIPFPSSSLAQIALGSLAPDPEPRKEGISKELDVTEDVLQVRWRADEARILRVSISSFLEHLSMVVETMDLFGPPVA; via the exons ATGGAAGGAGGGGCAGCGGCCAGAGGGAGCGCTGCGTCGGGGCCAGGCCTCGCGTT TGAGCTGAGGATCcctttcccatcatcatcattggccCAGATtgcgctgggctccctggccccTGACCCTGAGCCCCGCAAAGAAGGGATCAGCAAGGAACTGGACGTGACGGAGGATGTCTTGCAGGT tcGATGGAGAGCAGATGAAGCCCGGATTCTGCGTGTGTCCATCAGCTCCTTCCTGGAGCATCTTTCCATGGTGGTGGAAACAATGGATCTGTTTGGGCCTCCTGTGGCTTGA